AATCTGGCGCGCACTGTGATCATTGGGGCAGACGACGGCGCCACCATATTTGAATACTAGGGCGCAACCGCCATATAGGGCGCGTTGTTCACATCTCTCCATCCAGCAAGGACCTTAGCATGGCCGACCATTCCTATGATTATGATCTCTTTGTGATTGGCGGTGGTTCCGGCGGGGTCCGCGCGGCACGCATCGCGGCTGGTCACGGCGCCAGGGTTGCGCTTGCCGAAGAATACCGGATGGGAGGCACCTGCGTCATTCGCGGCTGTGTGCCGAAAAAGTTCATGGTCTATGCGAGTGATTATGGTCGCAAGCTGGAAGAAGCACAGAAATTCGGCTGGGACGTGACCGTCGGTGGGTTCGACTTCCCGCATTTCATGGCCAACCTGCACGCCGAAGTGGGTCGCCTGTCAGGCCTGTACATGAGCGGACAGGTCAATGCGGGCGTGGACGTATTTGAAGAGCGCGCCGAATTTGTCGATGCGCATACACTCAAGCTTCAGAAGAGCGGCAAGACGATTACGGCAGACAAGATCCTTGTCGCTGTGGGTGGTTCGCCCTGGCGCCCGTCTCCTGAAGAGTTGCCAGGGGTCGAGCATACAATCACTTCCGACGGCGTTTTCCAGCTGACCGAACTGCCCAAGCATATGGTCATTGCAGGCGGCGGCTACATTGCTTGTGAGTTCGCGCATGTGTTTGCCGGACTCGGTGTTGAAACCTGCCTAGTCTATCGCAGTGACACTGTGTTGCGCGGATTCGACATGGATGTGCGCACGAGTGTGCATGAAGGGCTGAAAGAAGCGGGTGTGCGGGTCATCACCAACACCGTGTTCGAGTCGATCGAGAAAACCGAAGATGCCGAGCGCCCGCTTCATCTCAAGCTGACAAACGGCATGACGCTGGACGCAGACGTCATCATGATGGCGGTGGGGCGCCGCCCGCATATTGATGGGCTCGGGCTCGAAAATGCTGGCGTCAAGGTTGGTGATCGGCATGAAATTGTCGTGGACGAGTATTCCAAAACCAATGTCGACAATGTCTGGGCCGTCGGCGACGTCACCCGCCGCGCGGAGCTGACCCCTGTTGCTATCCGCGAAGGCCATGCCTTTGCCGACACCGAGTTTGGCGGCAATTCGAGGACCTTCGATCACGACACGATTGCGACCGCGGTCTTCACCCAGCCGGAAGTCGGCACGGTCGGCCTGGCCGAACACGAAGCGCGCAAAAAGTATGGCGCAGTCGATATCTACAAGACACGCTTCCGGCCCATGAAGAATATGCTCAATGGCAAGACGGAGCGGGTGTTCATGAAACTGGTCGTGCGTCAGGAAGATCAGGTCGTGGTCGGCGCGCATGTTGTCTCACCGGATGCAGGCGAGATGATCCAGATGCTTGGCATCGCCGTGAAAATGGGCGCCACCAAGCAGCAATTCGACGATACTTGCGCGGTTCATCCGACCATCGCCGAAGAGATCGTGACCATGAAGACCAAGTGGCAGCCAGAACCGGCATGAGCTGTCAGTTACGGCGTGCCTTCGCCGTAGACATTGATCGCGTGGCCGTAGGGCAAGTGGCGGTCTTCATCATACCCTGACTGCACTTTGAAACCATCATCCCAGAGGATGCGCGCTTCCGCGTGGGGGAGGAGCGACTTGACCGAGTCCTGGCTGGCCGTATCCAGCGCCTGGAAATGTTCCCGCAGCCGTTCCAGGCAATAGACGCGATAGCGCGACACCGGCATGTCTCGGTATTCACAGCCCTGAACATTCATTTCAAAGCGCGACTGGTTGGCGCCATAGGCGGCTGCATTTGATGTCAATTGTTGAAGATGCGTCTCGCAAATCTCCTTGAGCAGGGGACGAAGCTCCTCTGAAATCTTGAAGATGAAAGCGCCGTCTGGGTCCGGACGGACAGCCCACATGCGGGCGACCCACTCATAGACGAGCGGCGCGCGAGTGCGCATGATTTCTTCCGGATCCGGATCCTGGCTGAAGTGCCGGAACATCGGGGCCATGAAGCCAAAGTCCGCAAGCGACGGCTTTGTCCCCAGAAGGAAAGGACGTTGCTCCAGGATCTGGCTCATACAGTCGAGCGCATTGAGATAGCCCTGTTCGATATGTTTCCAGGTCGAGGGCGTCAGCCCGTCGCGTTTGGTGAAATGCTTGATCTGGCGCCGCCGGATCATGCGTCGGACGATAAATCGGGGCAGGGGCACCGGGGTGCTGATCTCGTCCACCAGGATATTCGAGAGAAGCTCGCGGCTATAGGGATAGCTCCAGCGATAATGCATCGCCGAACGCCACAACCATTCGTCGGCATAATCTTCCATCAGCATGGCCACAAAGGCGACGACCGGGTCATCCGGCAGAATGGGATTGTCTGGGAGTTCTTTTTCAAGCTCGAACAGGATGGGCGTAGTATCGGACATCCAACGGCCGTCCTCGCGATCCACAATTGGCATCTGGATGGAGCCGACCTTCTCTTTCAGCTCGTCTGCCTTGTCATACGGCATGCCGTGCAGCGTGTACGAGACGCCCTTATAGCGGAGATAAGCTTCGAGCTTGCCGGTATAGTACGACACCCGTGAGCCATAGATCTTCATGCCAGCCTCCAGTTCGTGCGTGAGACTCTAAACTGCGTCGAAGGGGAAAATCTATGCCTAATCTAAGCAGTGACGTGATAGGCAGGAAAGTCTGAGACGCGATGAGAGGACTTTTGATGGCTCCCCCAATCATGATCATGGGCATCATGGCGTCCGGAAAGTCTCGAATTGGCGAGCAGTTGGCTCAACAGCTGGGGGGCGTGTTCATCGAAGGCGATGATTGGCACCCTGCCAGCAATGTTGAGAAGA
This DNA window, taken from Hyphomonas sp. Mor2, encodes the following:
- the gor gene encoding glutathione-disulfide reductase; its protein translation is MADHSYDYDLFVIGGGSGGVRAARIAAGHGARVALAEEYRMGGTCVIRGCVPKKFMVYASDYGRKLEEAQKFGWDVTVGGFDFPHFMANLHAEVGRLSGLYMSGQVNAGVDVFEERAEFVDAHTLKLQKSGKTITADKILVAVGGSPWRPSPEELPGVEHTITSDGVFQLTELPKHMVIAGGGYIACEFAHVFAGLGVETCLVYRSDTVLRGFDMDVRTSVHEGLKEAGVRVITNTVFESIEKTEDAERPLHLKLTNGMTLDADVIMMAVGRRPHIDGLGLENAGVKVGDRHEIVVDEYSKTNVDNVWAVGDVTRRAELTPVAIREGHAFADTEFGGNSRTFDHDTIATAVFTQPEVGTVGLAEHEARKKYGAVDIYKTRFRPMKNMLNGKTERVFMKLVVRQEDQVVVGAHVVSPDAGEMIQMLGIAVKMGATKQQFDDTCAVHPTIAEEIVTMKTKWQPEPA
- a CDS encoding glutathione S-transferase N-terminal domain-containing protein — protein: MKIYGSRVSYYTGKLEAYLRYKGVSYTLHGMPYDKADELKEKVGSIQMPIVDREDGRWMSDTTPILFELEKELPDNPILPDDPVVAFVAMLMEDYADEWLWRSAMHYRWSYPYSRELLSNILVDEISTPVPLPRFIVRRMIRRRQIKHFTKRDGLTPSTWKHIEQGYLNALDCMSQILEQRPFLLGTKPSLADFGFMAPMFRHFSQDPDPEEIMRTRAPLVYEWVARMWAVRPDPDGAFIFKISEELRPLLKEICETHLQQLTSNAAAYGANQSRFEMNVQGCEYRDMPVSRYRVYCLERLREHFQALDTASQDSVKSLLPHAEARILWDDGFKVQSGYDEDRHLPYGHAINVYGEGTP